From a region of the Balaenoptera ricei isolate mBalRic1 chromosome 11, mBalRic1.hap2, whole genome shotgun sequence genome:
- the WRNIP1 gene encoding ATPase WRNIP1 isoform X2 produces the protein MEVSGPEDDPFLAQLHRVQCPVCQQTMPAAHINSHLDRCLLLHPAGHAEPAPPRPKRRRPSESSALKQPATPTAAESSEGEAEEPDDGGETESRESYDAPPTPSGARLIPDFPVARPGSPGGKGAGQRPAAAAGSASPRSWDEAEAPEEEEAAGDADGEDDAGRWDADAAAAFEAPGGRPHARAPAAEEVRQLLEGKPLADTMRPDALQDFVGQGRAVGPETLLRSLLEANEVPSIILWGPPGCGKTTLAHIIANNSKKHSVRFVTLSATSAKTTDVRDAIKQAQNEKRFFKRKTILFIDEIHRFNKSQQDTFLPHVECGTITLIGATTENPSFQVNAALLSRCRVIVLEKLPVEAVVTVLMRAINSLGIHVLDSSRPADPLSHGSNSGSEPCVLIEDKAVDTLARLSDGDARAGLNGLQLAVLARLSARKAFGKKSGQSYPPSRVLVTESDVKEGLQRSHILYDRAGLADPSALTQAVAAYQGCHFIGMPECEVLLAQCVVYLARAPKSVEVYSAYSNVKACLRSHQGPLPPVPLHLRNAPTRLMKDLGYGQGYKYNPVHSEPVDQDYLPEELRGVDFFKQRRC, from the exons ATGGAGGTGAGCGGGCCCGAGGACGACCCGTTCCTGGCGCAGCTGCACCGGGTGCAGTGCCCTGTGTGCCAGCAGACCATGCCCGCCGCGCACATCAACTCGCACCTGGACCGCTGTCTGCTGCTGCACCCGGCGGGCCACGCGGAGCCCGCGCCGCCCCGCCCCAAGCGGCGCCGGCCGTCCGAGAGCTCGGCGCTCAAGCAGCCGGCCACGCCGACGGCGGCCGAGAGCAGCGAGGGCGAGGCCGAGGAGCCGGACGACGGCGGCGAGACCGAGAGCCGAGAGAGCTACGACGCGCCGCCCACACCCAGCGGCGCGCGGCTCATCCCCGACTTCCCGGTGGCGCGGCCCGGTAGCCCCGGCGGGAAGGGCGCGGGGCagcggccggcggcggcggcgggcagcGCGTCCCCGCGGAGCTGGGACGAGGCGGAGGcgccggaggaggaggaggcggcgggcgacGCGGACGGCGAGGACGACGCGGGCCGCTGGGACGCGGACGCCGCCGCCGCCTTTGAGGCCCCGGGGGGCCGCCCGCACGCCCGGGCCCCCGCGGCCGAGGAGGTGCGGCAGCTGCTGGAGGGGAAGCCGCTGGCCGACACGATGCGGCCCGACGCGCTGCAGGACTTCGTGGGGCAGGGCCGCGCCGTGGGGCCCGAGACGCTGCTGCGCTCGCTGCTCGAGGCCAACGAGGTGCCCTCGATCATCCTGTGGGGGCCGCCGGGCTGCGGCAAG ACCACGCTGGCCCACATCATAGCTAACAACAGCAAGAAACACAGCGTGAGGTTCGTGACGCTGTCGGCCACCAGCGCCAAGACAACCGACGTGCGCGACGCCATCAAACAAGCTCAGAACGAGAAGCGCTTTTTCAAGAGGAAAACCATCCTTTTTATTGACGAGATTCATCGGTTCAATAAGTCTCAGCAG GACACGTTCCTTCCTCACGTGGAGTGTGGAACCATCACGCTGATTGGGGCGACCACGGAGAACCCCTCCTTCCAGGTCAACGCTGCTCTTCTGAGCCGCTGCCGGGTTATCGTTCTCGAGAAGCTTCCAGTGGAGGCTGTGGTGACTGTCTTGATGCGGGCGATCAACTCCCTGGGGATCCACGTCCTGGACTCCAGCCGCCCCGCCGACCCTCTGAGCCACGGCAGCAACAGCGGTTCTGA GCCCTGCGTGCTCATAGAGGACAAGGCGGTGGACACGCTGGCCCGCCTGAGCGACGGGGACGCGCGGGCCGGACTGAACGGGCTGCAGCTGGCGGTGCTGGCCAGGCTGAGCGCCAGGAAGGCGTTCGGGAAGAAGAGCGGGCAGAGCTACCCTCCCAGCCGCGTGCTGGTCACCGAGAGCGACGTGAAGGAAGGCCTCCAGCGCTCTCACATCCTGTACGACCGAGCAG GTCTGGCCGACCCATCTGCATTAACACAAGCAGTTGCTGCCTACCAAGGCTGTCACTTTATAGGCATGCCCGAGTGCGAG GTGCTCCTGGCCCAGTGCGTCGTCTACTTGGCCCGAGCCCCGAAGTCTGTCGAGGTGTACAGCGCCTACAGCAACGTCAAGGCCTGCCTGCGGAGCCACCAGGGGCCCCTGCCCCCCGTCCCCCTGCACCTGCGCAACGCGCCCACCAGGCTCATGAAGGACCTAGGCTACGGCCAGGGCTACAAGTACAACCCCGTGCACAGCGAGCCCGTGGACCAGGACTACCTGCCCGAAGAACTGAGGGGCGTGGATTTCTTTAAGCAGCGGCGGTGCTGA
- the WRNIP1 gene encoding ATPase WRNIP1 isoform X1: MEVSGPEDDPFLAQLHRVQCPVCQQTMPAAHINSHLDRCLLLHPAGHAEPAPPRPKRRRPSESSALKQPATPTAAESSEGEAEEPDDGGETESRESYDAPPTPSGARLIPDFPVARPGSPGGKGAGQRPAAAAGSASPRSWDEAEAPEEEEAAGDADGEDDAGRWDADAAAAFEAPGGRPHARAPAAEEVRQLLEGKPLADTMRPDALQDFVGQGRAVGPETLLRSLLEANEVPSIILWGPPGCGKTTLAHIIANNSKKHSVRFVTLSATSAKTTDVRDAIKQAQNEKRFFKRKTILFIDEIHRFNKSQQDTFLPHVECGTITLIGATTENPSFQVNAALLSRCRVIVLEKLPVEAVVTVLMRAINSLGIHVLDSSRPADPLSHGSNSGSEPCVLIEDKAVDTLARLSDGDARAGLNGLQLAVLARLSARKAFGKKSGQSYPPSRVLVTESDVKEGLQRSHILYDRAGEEHYNCISALHKSMRGSDPSASLYWLGRMLEGGEDPLYVARRLVRFASEDVGLADPSALTQAVAAYQGCHFIGMPECEVLLAQCVVYLARAPKSVEVYSAYSNVKACLRSHQGPLPPVPLHLRNAPTRLMKDLGYGQGYKYNPVHSEPVDQDYLPEELRGVDFFKQRRC; this comes from the exons ATGGAGGTGAGCGGGCCCGAGGACGACCCGTTCCTGGCGCAGCTGCACCGGGTGCAGTGCCCTGTGTGCCAGCAGACCATGCCCGCCGCGCACATCAACTCGCACCTGGACCGCTGTCTGCTGCTGCACCCGGCGGGCCACGCGGAGCCCGCGCCGCCCCGCCCCAAGCGGCGCCGGCCGTCCGAGAGCTCGGCGCTCAAGCAGCCGGCCACGCCGACGGCGGCCGAGAGCAGCGAGGGCGAGGCCGAGGAGCCGGACGACGGCGGCGAGACCGAGAGCCGAGAGAGCTACGACGCGCCGCCCACACCCAGCGGCGCGCGGCTCATCCCCGACTTCCCGGTGGCGCGGCCCGGTAGCCCCGGCGGGAAGGGCGCGGGGCagcggccggcggcggcggcgggcagcGCGTCCCCGCGGAGCTGGGACGAGGCGGAGGcgccggaggaggaggaggcggcgggcgacGCGGACGGCGAGGACGACGCGGGCCGCTGGGACGCGGACGCCGCCGCCGCCTTTGAGGCCCCGGGGGGCCGCCCGCACGCCCGGGCCCCCGCGGCCGAGGAGGTGCGGCAGCTGCTGGAGGGGAAGCCGCTGGCCGACACGATGCGGCCCGACGCGCTGCAGGACTTCGTGGGGCAGGGCCGCGCCGTGGGGCCCGAGACGCTGCTGCGCTCGCTGCTCGAGGCCAACGAGGTGCCCTCGATCATCCTGTGGGGGCCGCCGGGCTGCGGCAAG ACCACGCTGGCCCACATCATAGCTAACAACAGCAAGAAACACAGCGTGAGGTTCGTGACGCTGTCGGCCACCAGCGCCAAGACAACCGACGTGCGCGACGCCATCAAACAAGCTCAGAACGAGAAGCGCTTTTTCAAGAGGAAAACCATCCTTTTTATTGACGAGATTCATCGGTTCAATAAGTCTCAGCAG GACACGTTCCTTCCTCACGTGGAGTGTGGAACCATCACGCTGATTGGGGCGACCACGGAGAACCCCTCCTTCCAGGTCAACGCTGCTCTTCTGAGCCGCTGCCGGGTTATCGTTCTCGAGAAGCTTCCAGTGGAGGCTGTGGTGACTGTCTTGATGCGGGCGATCAACTCCCTGGGGATCCACGTCCTGGACTCCAGCCGCCCCGCCGACCCTCTGAGCCACGGCAGCAACAGCGGTTCTGA GCCCTGCGTGCTCATAGAGGACAAGGCGGTGGACACGCTGGCCCGCCTGAGCGACGGGGACGCGCGGGCCGGACTGAACGGGCTGCAGCTGGCGGTGCTGGCCAGGCTGAGCGCCAGGAAGGCGTTCGGGAAGAAGAGCGGGCAGAGCTACCCTCCCAGCCGCGTGCTGGTCACCGAGAGCGACGTGAAGGAAGGCCTCCAGCGCTCTCACATCCTGTACGACCGAGCAG GAGAGGAGCATTACAACTGCATCTCCGCGCTGCACAAGTCCATGCGGGGCTCGGACCCGAGCGCCTCCCTCTACTGGCTGGGGCGCATGCTGGAGGGGGGCGAGGACCCGCTGTACGTGGCCCGGCGGCTCGTGAGGTTTGCCAGCGAGGACGTGG GTCTGGCCGACCCATCTGCATTAACACAAGCAGTTGCTGCCTACCAAGGCTGTCACTTTATAGGCATGCCCGAGTGCGAG GTGCTCCTGGCCCAGTGCGTCGTCTACTTGGCCCGAGCCCCGAAGTCTGTCGAGGTGTACAGCGCCTACAGCAACGTCAAGGCCTGCCTGCGGAGCCACCAGGGGCCCCTGCCCCCCGTCCCCCTGCACCTGCGCAACGCGCCCACCAGGCTCATGAAGGACCTAGGCTACGGCCAGGGCTACAAGTACAACCCCGTGCACAGCGAGCCCGTGGACCAGGACTACCTGCCCGAAGAACTGAGGGGCGTGGATTTCTTTAAGCAGCGGCGGTGCTGA